DNA sequence from the Salvelinus alpinus chromosome 7, SLU_Salpinus.1, whole genome shotgun sequence genome:
CAAATTAATATTTTTCTTACTCATTTTGTAAAAGTGAGTGATAAAGCCATGACTCAAAACCATATCACATTTTTCTTCATATACTTTATTCAGAAAGGGAGTATAACCAAGCAGTCATTTTACATTAGATTTATTTCTTGTTTCAGCTCAGTCTGCATACAAAACTAGCTGAGCTCAAAACGCAGCTTTAACATTTGTAGTTTAATGGCATTTGTTCATCTTTCAGAGTCTCAAAACAAGGTACTCTTTCTGCAGAAGGATAAGGCAGCAAGTTAAAGGAAAAGATGAAGGGGAATCTCAGCAAGACTACATGGATGATGGTCTCTGAAAAGCAGTACAAGTACTGAACATGTTTTCAGTGAAACTAAAGCATCCAGAAATGTGCCCTTTAGTTGATTCAGGGTCTGTTCCCTAGGAGCACAACCCTGCATTATACTCAAGGAAAAAGCAACGcgtataaaaaataaagataatTAAGCTTTTCTGGTCTAGTGTATCCAACACCACCTCActactaggttgttacattggtTTGTGTGTAAAACCCAGCTCAGTGGAAAAGGTAGAGCAGAATGATCTTCCATATAGAAACCTGTTCCCTGGAAAGCAAGCGCTTGTGGGGTTTAGACTTGGTTCAAGTGCAATATCAACTGTTGATGTGATTCACTAGTCAGATGACAAGGTAGCTACAGTATAAGCGCTTAAAACAGTCCTTTCCTATATTCACTTATACAGGAACTGTCACTTTAATGCCCCAGCAACATTGACGTAAACACAGAAGATTAGGAAGGCACCTACAAGCCAAGAGGATCAGCATGTACACTGAAAGTATATAGACCTACCCCTGCTACAACGAGTTATGGAACCAGTAAGGCATGCTTCAGAAAACGGCATGATTATTAACTCAAGCTACAGGGAATGTGTTTTAggaaataaatacagagagcgaAGGATGGGTTTCATACAAAAACAGGGATAAAAAGGTATAATTGTGAGATAGACTGGAAACCTGCAGTGACCAGCTACATTTCAGCAACAGTTATTATTTTGGGGGGATTCCACGTTTACTGTGCTTTACATTTACAAATAGTCTTTTTCATTTCTTGAACTAAGGCCATCATCAAGAACAACACACCAATATCAAAGAAGTTTGTCGGTCCACTGTTAACAACCCAGTCTACTAGCAGTCCCTTAagcatcttaaaacaattccgtaTGTTAGCTTAGAAATCCAGCCCTGGGCCCTTAAAACTCATTAAGGTGCAACATCCCATGCAAATGCATACAGTTTTCATTCCAAACCTCATCATCCCCCAAAAATCTACAAAGCTTTATCGAGGCTTCATCAGTGCTACAGTTACGATTTCCTGGTGGGGAGGGGCCAGGGGGAGGCCTGTTCTGTAGTTCCACTGCGGTGGTTGAGTTGATTGTATGGAGTTGTAGCTGTAACAGGCCTGCGGTAGAGTGAACCAAGGGGGTGGTGATGGGAAAGTTAGTGTGTGGAGGACACCAGGAGTTGGAGttgggagagagcagcagatgtGTGGTGATCTGAGGGCTGAGGGGAGCTTGAGGTAGAAGTTGCCACTAACCACAAGCCTAGACCTACAGTTAACCATTAGGGGATGACACTAATATCTGACCCTGGACCTGTGGTTAGGGTCAACTTCTAACCacacctggagaggagatggaggggacaAGGCCAGTCCTCTTCCTTATAGAACGGTACTCTCTGTGTCCAGGTCTGAGTCTTTGGGCTGGGGCACGGACGTCATGGAGGGGGCGGTCACTGGCTGCTGGTCCACAGCAAACTCAGGGATGAAGGCTCGGGTCAACCCTTTGAGAGACAGGGCTGGGTCTGGACAAGACAAAGACAGTGAAATGTTAGTGCTGCAGCTGACTGAGGAGTTCATGTTAAAAGTCTGCTAAGCTGTAGTTGTTTGTTGAGAGACTGTATAAAATCACTCACTTATTCTTTAGCTAAATATTGTGGATTAACTAAGTAAAAATACTAAGAATTCAATTCATAGAAATGCCTAAAGGAGAAAACAAAAGTGGATTTTAAAATCAAATGGTGACTTGTGTTCAATGTTAGTTTGTTTTGGCAAGGATGGTTGACATGCTTAAAAAGACAAGCATAATGCAAATTGAACCTGCAGTACAGACAATCACTCCCCCCATGCTACTACCTTCAGTACCATCATCTGAAGGATCTGACATCCAAACAGTGGTTTCAACCGATGTAATCTATTACCATTTTCCATTGGCTTAAAGATTAAAAATAGGAAAATAGCAGTGCACCATCAAGTAGCGTTAAGTGCCAGCCACACTATGTGGCATATCAGAGATGATGCTGAGACAAGATTTATTCTAATCACAGTCCGCCGAGTCATGCTAATGCTATCCACATTCCATCATGAAGGCAAATAATGCAGCCCTCTCTATTGAAAACCACATCACTGCCATCATCAGCACAGAGTTAAAAGAGAGCTTCCCAAGGCTTGCACCTTAAGTACAATCCTGTTCCATGCATACCAGAACACTAAAACCTGATGCGGTTGGGTTGCCAAACTAAAACACACCTAAGTCAAGTTAGGCATTAGGCATGCAGTGTGTTTAGCCTAAAGTGAATATGTATGAAAGGCTATGATCATGCTTAATATTCTGATGTACAATAGTATAGGCCAAGACAAGGAGCAGGCCATTATGGGGACAAGTCTTCCAATCAAGATGACAACAATGTCTTAACAAAAAAATTAAACATTTCCAGAGGGCGAACAAATGCAATTTAAGGGTTTGCAAAAGACATCCTGACACAATCAATCAAATTCAAAAAGTTTATATTCTGCCAATTCCATGAATCAAATCGTTTTTTAGTTTCCGGTATGCTTTCATCATTTACAGACCAGCCATTAGAGATGTCCTTTGCAAATTCCACATCAAAATGTTACTGATATTTAAATGAATTAATAATGGAGGTTGAACGTCATGATGATTCACAATCAATGGGAACAATTGTAAAAGCAGGCACAAGTGGCATGTTTCTAAACGGATGATGTGGTAATGGAGTAATGCCAAAACGGATGGAGGGCAGGAGCTGAGTATCACCTGACAAACCTTTCATAAATGCTCCTGAACCTGTGGACACAGGACTTTTAGATAAAACATTGTCAATATACTGTCAACACTAGAGGAAAAGGAGGTACTGAATAGTGAACCAATACTATAAACTGAAAGAAGGGATTGTTGTGATATGTCTGTTCGGTCTGTTTATAGACTGTTGTGAATGTATTTATGTGGCGTGTTGCCAAATGAATCTCCCTTCATGGGACAATAACACGTCACTTGACTGGACTCACCCATGATTTTGTAGGCTGTGCTGCAGATCCCGTTGGTATCGTTTCCCTGTGTTGGGGGCTGAGGGGGCGGAGGGATGTTGGGCCTGTTTCTGGGTTTGGGGACGGGGCGCGGCCGGGGGAGGGAGCCTGActggaagggagagggggagccaGGATGGGCACCGGGTATGTCCTGGAGggtggtggagggtggaggggtgtcAGGTGGGGTGGGGGTGTCTGGAGGAGACTGGTCCGCCCCCGGGTAGTCTCCTGCGGGCTGGCTGAGGGCCCTAGGGTGGGGCGGGGGACTGACCTGTGAGGGTGTGGGGGGCTGTGGGGGCGGGTGGTTGGGGGCCTGGATGGGGAGCTGGTTGCTGGATTGGCGGCGGGGGGTGGTAGAGGGCTGGGAGATGGGGGAGGTAGGAGAGTGGCTTGAGGAGGAGAGGGGTctgggagaggggctgagggactGGCCCTGGCCTGAGAAGGGGTGGTGGTTGGTAGGGTTACTGGGTTGGCCTGAAGGGGGGTTGAGCGGCTtgggaggggcaggggccggCTTCTTTGTACCTGGATAGTGGAGAGAGGTGGACTTCAGAAAGGATCCTATGTCTACATATACTTTATTTTAGGCTACTTGAAATTGTAGGTCTACGTCTAACAGGGGAGCTACACTGGGGCGTCACAAAAACAGTGGGTTTTCAGCTGCTACACCGGACTGGTTAACTATAGCCAGGCTGAGCAGAGCCCAAGCCACTTTCTGTAGTGTTCTCTGGCACGAGGCACGCGTTAAATTCCTAAAAATAGAACCAGAGCGCCATTTTACACTAAGCAGCGCAGGCCTCTTAAAGATCTGCGTTGCTTCCACAGGTTTCATTCAAATGAATAGGAGTGTCTTACACTCTGCAACAGTTACACATCCAGTGTAGCATGCGTGTAAATCCATGTCAAATGGAACAATATAACTGCTAGTGGAAATTACCTTGTAATAAGAGGCTTACTAATGAAAAAGAAAAGAATAGGTTCTTGATAAAAATGTCCTCATGATACCATTATGCATATAGCTCCAAATAAATGTCAAACAACCTAATAAAGCTAAGCTGAATTGCTTTAAGGAGTGTCTCACCTCTGCGCATCATGTGTGGACTGGGCCCCATGGATCCAGccccagggcctcccactcccagCTGTCCCCCAGCTGAGCTGGCCGTGCCCGGGTGGCCCCCACCTGAACCGTTCCTCTGGTGGAGGGTCAGGGTGGAAGTGGGTTCACGCTTTGGGTTgcttaacagacagacagaggtcctAATTTTAAGTACAAGACTCAGAATTTAGCATAGTGCTATGAAAATGTCCATCAAATTGAAggcctgttctgtgagctttttGTCCTTAACTGCACTGGGCGGTGTCTTCGGTTTACCTTCTATATTCTGTCCAATGGATCAATAGAACAGTCAAACAGATTGGATGGAAACCTTTCATAAACGGATTCAAAAACATCCTTCAAAAGCTACATAAGCTCAATGAGAAACGGAACCGGAACTAATGGTCAAACAACATTTCTGCTGATTCATGTGTTCTAGCCTGAGAGCAGATGCGTGAGGGCCCTCTGAGGATGGCTGGCTCACACCAACCATTGTTGTAGAGCCAGTGGTCTGAACTGAGATGTACCCACAGTGTTATTATAATGATTACTTGTTAATTGTTTGAGGAAAATGTGGTTAGACAGCGAGAGAAAAACTCTAGGAAAATAATACGTGAAAAACCCATGTGGTCACTTCAACATTTTCTATGCTCTGTAGTCATTTTCCATTCAAAAATGACATTCAAATTACCATAAAACGCATCTATTTGTAAAAGAACAGTGGCATCACCATAAACAGTGCACATACACTTATCAGCAAATGATCATCAAAAGGTTGCAGGCAAAAGGGTATTTCCTTCCCATGCAGTGGAGTGGCATGCGTGTCTGTGCTCCCCAGTGCACTACACACCCTTACCTGAGTTCCTCAGCGGTAGTAGCGAGAAGCTGCTGTGCTGCCACCAGGGCAGCCATACCCAGTGCCAGGCTAGGCTGGCAGCCCTCCAACACCATGCCCCCCGGTGGGGCCTGGAGCTCAGCCACGCACCCTGTGACCTGCCCAGGCCCTGGGGCCTCCACCGGGGGTAAGGGGGGCTGGAAGGCGGGTGAAGCATGCTGCTTTCTACCTAAGGTGTTGCTGCCTCTACGGGGGACGGTGTTATGGTCCAACAGTTTGTTAGCAAaactacagagagaggagagaggacagacagacggcAGAGCCACGTTGAGAAAGAAACCCGGGCGACAGGACAGAATCACCAAGTcccagagtagagagagaacgtggagagaaagagagcgagagagatactcCACACCAAATAGTCAAAAGGGATGTTATGTAGATTTGTAGTCTAAAGTCACAAAGATAAACTAGAAGCAACTAGAAGCCTATAGCACTTAAGACATCTAAAAATACACTTCAAAAAGACCCCCATGTAAGTATGATAATAATCAGAGCTACCAatcaaaccaaacattcaaagtGTAAATTAATATATTATTGGTTGAGTTATACAAGTGAAAATCCTTTAGATTTAAATAGCATATCCTCAGCTCAGAGCACTGGCAGGTATAGGATCCGTCTTTGACCTTTCACCCCATGGCAGTTCAAAGTAGAGGGATGGAGCTAGTAGTGATGGGGTGCTGCTGtatcacggtaattgaccgttaattaacacatttagcatctcctggcttccacacacagcctacaagccactgatgcagaccttaagtacagatacattttaaaacatctaataaatccatgtaatatagcctaaacttcacaataaatccattatttattttagacaggtctaaagaaacatgatatgaacaAAACGTAGTGTATTTCAGTACAAGAGAATAGCAttctctgagttgtccttatgttaggtacTGATCTGGctgtgccatatggctgtgggctacactagttcatttagcagacaagatttgcttagaataccatggcattattttatagtattttatagtatgaagaatacaatggAATAAAATATATAGTTTCTCCAAACGATCTGAAGGAGTGCgttgagcagttaacaaagaaacaggtactccaATATGCTCAATTTAGAGTTAttcatgtaactttagttgtgacacaaacgttgggctatatgtttatacattctaaggctgcatgatgcgactaatgatgatttgaaaagttgcatgaaaggcatgagctttgctgtgtttttttgcgcaggttgtacacacttcatcagtctctcattcccaatttgacaagcacttgataatgcctcgaatttcccggcggcatcccctttgtgtgtgGCCGTAACGCCCCCTAAAAATATCCATGCCTTTTGaggccagtggccgttgtgcccttgggctgaatataatcatTATAATTCACTTTTCCCTGCGTGCTACTTACTCCGaatcacctctcactcacatgactctccgtcacgtgatcgggtctttctcacaggctacaagtgaagacggacatcggggatgcaactgcgtgcgtccttatccaattctgacacgcatattgaagatattggaagaactgtccacatttacttttcctcagccaacaagatgagtaatgaacatagcctatgtcaatctactatcccccatagtacaaaagttgacctattctattctgtgagagaaataaatattccgaACAGTCTGGGagagttgtgggatgcgatagatcccaaattagtACAACCACTAGCAatcaaaaacacttttttttacgcaatgaggctgacgcaacagatcagaacgtttagcttaaaatgttgataaactattaggctatttcttcacattataagcgcagcaatgtgcacacggAAGTAGGTTATAAGCGTGAATGTTcctttagcaggaaaacaccattatcaaaagtgactgcaaatgcgattatgcatgttaTGTTTTTATTATAAAAAGGTGCATTTACAGTGAAAATTAACTTACCCAAAATTGAAACTCATGTTCTGCATATGTAGGCTCTACACCCTGTTGTAAAGCGGATAATGCGCTTAAATttaaagaagttatttggccactttagttgtgatacaaaccttatcaaaacatataggcctatgggcctACATGAGATATGCGACTACGATATGAAAGTCGCAAAAAAAAAGGTATACATTGTTTCTTGCCTgggctgggcatcattcacaagtgatagtgtGATGgttgacaatattagcctattgtTGATttcatcttgtctttacatatactaaataataaatgtgtgtgaaatttgttttgatttagaatgaaccattatcatgcacctgtcttgaAACGGTCAGTGGGGGGAAAAAtccatgtcatctatgcacttaaaaagcaaatggaggatgcttttccctgtgtttaattttcatgccagccaggtaggctatactcattttgtaaatataagcaatgtgcttaatattaggaaagttgagaaataaatatagtagcctATATATAGTTCCTCCTCTTTTAAGAGAcaatcactctgttttctcaagcAATTGCATGGCCTattgaaatgttgcgcaacatgagctcatgggctctcatgaagtgtttgattagattatcgattacatttgcattgatgtcagagtgattagagggacaagagagtgctgagtaccaggcagttagcaagtttggcaGGTTACTAATgatcagcagcagcatcagagcttggagaagcttaATTATCAGGACTAaacagtcacgtggaatttgactgccttcatgactcgtgaccgccggtgtggcggtaatacagtcaccgtaacagccctagctACTGTTGGTGGTTACCTGTCCTTGCGAGGGTTATCGTTCTCTGGCCCCACCATACTACCAGGCCTCTTCCTCTCGATGGTGGAACAGTCGTACTCCATCGGATGGTTGGAAGGAGGGGTGGGCATGGCGAACATCCCCGAAACATTAAACTCCACATCTGAGCAAAGGCGGAGAACAGGCAAGTAGAATTCCTTTTAGGCGCCATTTAAAAACAAACAGATCCATTTTGAGTATCCTGGGAATCAAATTTATACCACTGAAAGAGCAATCTGATGACATTCCCGTTTCTATTGTTCATGATCCTGTACACAGGAGACTAAGTACCTCCCTCCTGAGGACCCGGTCAAAGGTCATATATACATACCCTCAGGGAAGAACCAGTCAGCGTGCTGTATGATGGGTTCTATGATGGTCACCACGTGAACAGAGGTAGCAGCAGCCATCTCAGCTAGAGTCCTGCAGGCATACAGAGGAGAGCAGACATGTTATAAACAAACACTAACAAACATTAGTTTTTCAGTTTGAAAAGTAAGCAACTCCCCCTTTCTCACCCCTCTGTTTTGGCCCACAGCATGTTTGGTCCCAGTACAATGGCGATGTTGCTAGGAGTCATCTTGTTGACCTCACTGTCCTGAGCCAGCTTGGACAGGAACTTCACCAGATACCTACGACACAGAGACAGGCACAGGTAAGGCACAGGTAAGGCAAAACATTAGATGCTAACATATCTTCATAATACACACATCTTTGTTGTGAAGTAAAGTTGTGTGAACCAGTCCATCTGTTACCCACCTTAGGTTGGCTTTGTTGTTCTTCGGTAGTTGATCACACACAACCCATAGGGCCTGCAGACGCTTGTCTGGCTCTGAAACGctgggcagagagacagagggacaatcACGGACCTGTTTCATGGTTGCTCTAATTTCACtcctttttaaattttatttctcatacttttttattttattactgCTCTACTTGGTTACACTTCCTTTAACAGCTATACAAGAAGGTGTGTGGTGGCTTACTTAGACGCCTGAATCCACTCGTCGTAAAGCTGGAAGCTCATCAGAGGTTCCGGCAGTTCTCTCAGGTAAGACTTCAGGGCTCCTGGAATGAAAGGACAGTTATGTGAAGAATGGTCTGACAGTCATTTCAGTTATATTACTTGAAAACTCTTGCCGAAACATGTATAAAACGTGAGTAGGGGTTAGCACCGTACCAGCGACAGCGTGGGGGTCTGAGTAGAACTCCTCCAGCTGTGAGGTGGAACAGTCCAGAGCAGCCTTGAGCTTCTTCAGTTTAGAGGCCCCTGCTGCGATCCTAAACAGGCCCTGATACAACAACACAGACACGATTgatgagacacagacacacagtccgCAAACAATGCTTAAAGGATACATTTGCTTTTTACAACCAAATCTGTTTTATGCAAATGGCATGTCATAGAAGGGTCCAGACACTTTTTTGGCGATTTcactttattaaaaaaaatacaaataatgatCATCCTCGTTGTGCAGTACGGGGGCTCTGAAAGAACATGAACAAAGGCTCCAAAAACACTCAAATACGTCCTTTTAGAAACGGAAACGCtttcagtatagtgatgcaggtctttagatgttgtacatgtgaaattgtgtcattccgaACTTTATCCGCAATGTTCTATTCCATTTTGTACGACTCGAGCAGCTTACCCTATACAGCTGTTACATTGTGTATCCTGCTGCTAGAATGGACGGAGCGGTATTGTTCAAGTCGCCAAAACATGTAATATAACGTTGCGGATACATTTCAGAATTACACAATTGCATGTCTACAACATCTAAACACTACACCCTATTGTTCATGTATTTTTCCCGAGCACCCATACTGCACAACGAGGAAGTGAATCGCTGGTTGGGTAAATAAAATAAGAGTGAAATCGcaaaaacattttgatttgttcGTAAAAAAGCTAAATTCTCCTTTAATCACTACACAGACACCCAGCCCTGTATTTATTCATTCACACAAATGCAAACACACATCACTCACCTCTctcacatgcgcgcacacacacacacacacacaccactctctctcccaaACAAACAGTCCCTCTCTTCTCACCACACTGACTGTGTTGTGTTCACCCATAGAATGAACAGGAAGACAAACAATGTGTTGAGAACTAAAGACTGGGAGGAGTAAACACACAGCTGATTTACTATGACCAACAAGATACTTTGTTGTATTCTAAAACCGTGCAAACACAAACATAGCATCCTAATAAATCGCAATTACAGCATAATTGCTGACATTTCTAACAAGTGAAAAGAACTTCGAACATTGCAACAGATTTGAATGTTTTTTGTCCCGTCTCTCCTCATGTTCatttttgtaaacatttcaaattGATGGGTTCAATTATGTTTAGGACCAGTTTAAGTGCATTTTGTGTTTCGTATTTGGGTCCACTTTCGACAAAAATGTTCAATCCATTTCCTCCATCCTATTATTCCACCCATCCATAATTACATTTCAGTCCTCAACTTACTATGATCCCCTCATTTCTCCCCCCCTCCAGCCAAtgcttccctccatctccctacCTCCTCCTTCATGCCAGTCTCCAGCAGCATCATGACGCAGGCCTCTAAGGGCAGAGCGATCTCTCTGCTACTCCTCTTCAGATGCTCCTCCAGCCCCGTCCCAAACGCTGGCTTCTCCGTCCACGAGTctgaagggagagcgagagagtggtagagagagagtggtagcACTGAGCATGGTGGAAACAACACTAAAGTTGTTACGGGTCTGCAGCGAGAGAGGGCGGTAGGTAGTCACCCCAGGAAGAGCAGTGTGTGGATGAGAGGTTAGGAGGCCTGGGAATGGTAGATTTCTAGGTCAACAATGTCCCCTCTGGCCAACCATCAGTCACTCCCTCCTCCAATAAAGCTAGCTGTAACGAATAACCACATGGTCTCCATCCATGGTATGTGTTCCCACTCTGTGGAAAGGAAAGCCCAGGTAGGTCTGAGCTGTAAATAGTGTTTGACTTTGAGTCATCATAACCTACATGCTGAGAGCAAGGCTGTCTGATTTAGACCAAATGTGTTCGATTTACTAGATAAAAACAAGCTAACAGGACACAGCTTTCCAAccacagagggagaagagagagcgaggatgCCCATACTAAAAAGAGAGTGGAGACACCAAAATAAGATGGCTTCCCTGTAATCCTTTTCAGTCCTACAGAAACAATAAGCAATTCTCTATATTTGACAGAGCCTGCCAGTTGCATTCAGCCATCATTGAGAATAATAAGCAATTACTTTGACTGAGAGATGGTTGATGTGGCATTTTAATATAGTTAAGTGATTGAAATGGTCTAACAAATAACCAAGATGCTAACAGCTGTAGACTAGCTGGCAGGGGGAAATTAAGGAGACATTAAAggaaagattcacccattttgaatgttatatcgTTGTTGGGCATCTCTAAACAATGTTCTATCGATTCTGGGGGTCATTTCGTTTTTATGTGTATCTGAGCGCTTGCCGTTCACGCAGGCAGAAATATAGCCGGTATGGCGTAGCATTTTATTTAAATCAGGGTAGACCAATTGAGACCAGGACCTCATTTTCAATGGTGTCCTGAGACCATAaagtaaaatacaaaaaaatataaaacaagatATAATAAAAAGTACATTACATTAGAACATCAGCCATCAAACAAGTTATTCAAATCAATCAAAACAATTGCACACCTCATTGAACTCATTTATCATCAAGGTTATGAACTGCCTTAGTGGCATCCAAATGTAATTAATTTTGTAACTGATTCCAAACATTTGGAGCGTGAAAACTAAAAGCGGATTTACCTAATTCCGTGGAGACCCGAGGAATCTGAAGAGTTAACCAACCCCTTGAATGGGTTTGGCATGTCATTCTTTAATACGTTAGATTAATTTTAGATCGCGAAAATgtctatcatacatgtcagatttcaatactggtCAATGTCAAAACCCGGGATGTTGTTCTCTCTTgaatgagccattgatcatattttttgCGATATTCCTACCTCGAGAAATGTATAATTTAACAGAGGGTCCACCACATTTCTCCTATTTTTCTGCTTCTTCAGTCCAGGGTGCACTGCATGCTGCGGACCACTCCACTCTGCGAGGCACACGATCTGtggttgaacatggtgagattgtagactcctaaattgatagtgcagtttgtttaagCGATTTTACAGACAACTAGCTACTTCATATGCTGATATTGACCTCaatattattgtgtgtagctagccagccagcccataGAGAGAGCATTGTACTGTGGGtttgtagtcgacttgagctgcaaAAGACTTCAACGTTTCAcgttgctaccaaccttattataacAAAATGTTCTCACGTGGTGTTATTTTTAACACTGCAAATTATAAGAATTGGTGGTTTTGGGTGGATGTTTCCTTTAAGACTTCAGCCAAATTTAACAATAACATCATAATATACTGGACAGAGTTCCTGTATCACGCTCAGTTAAACCTTTATGAGCCCgaagtagaagaaaaaaaatagccTGTGGCTAGAGGGGGGTGGGGTGGAGAGATATATTTTTTTGGAAGGACGTGAGGATTGgtctgtactagaggtcgaccgattatgacttttcaacgccgataccgattattggaggaccaaaaaagccgatttcatttttatttatttatttgtaataatgacaattacaacaatactgaatgaacacttatttttacttaataaaatacataaataaaatcaatttagcctcaaataaataatgaaacaatttggtttaaataatgcaaaaacaaagaagTAAAAGTGAattatgtgccatgtaaaaaagctaacgtttaagttccttgctcagaacatgagaacatatgaaagctggtggttcctttttaacacgagtcttcaatatt
Encoded proteins:
- the arhgap17a gene encoding rho GTPase-activating protein 17a isoform X6 → MKHIAGVTFPALKRSKTPLEKDAKMKKQFNRMKQLANQTVGRAEKTEVLSDDLLQIERRMEMVRVVSHNTHKRMVTCLQGHIGTDAEKRHSVPRLYTGNGQKKLPLTALSQAMVDGGSQLGEESLIGKMMEVCGEAENRLASELLQHEVQIEKDVLDPLNQLAEVDIPNILKQRKQLARLVLDYDSARARWLQATKSIISGTNTQALTAKADLLKEEVDEAMNKMELCKDQLAADMYSFFSKEGDYARYYVMLLEAQADYHRKSLTVLESVLPTIQAQQDSWTEKPAFGTGLEEHLKRSSREIALPLEACVMMLLETGMKEEGLFRIAAGASKLKKLKAALDCSTSQLEEFYSDPHAVAGALKSYLRELPEPLMSFQLYDEWIQASNVSEPDKRLQALWVVCDQLPKNNKANLRYLVKFLSKLAQDSEVNKMTPSNIAIVLGPNMLWAKTEGTLAEMAAATSVHVVTIIEPIIQHADWFFPEDVEFNVSGMFAMPTPPSNHPMEYDCSTIERKRPGSMVGPENDNPRKDSFANKLLDHNTVPRRGSNTLGRKQHASPAFQPPLPPVEAPGPGQVTGCVAELQAPPGGMVLEGCQPSLALGMAALVAAQQLLATTAEELSNPKREPTSTLTLHQRNGSGGGHPGTASSAGGQLGVGGPGAGSMGPSPHMMRRGTKKPAPAPPKPLNPPSGQPSNPTNHHPFSGQGQSLSPSPRPLSSSSHSPTSPISQPSTTPRRQSSNQLPIQAPNHPPPQPPTPSQVSPPPHPRALSQPAGDYPGADQSPPDTPTPPDTPPPSTTLQDIPGAHPGSPSPFQSGSLPRPRPVPKPRNRPNIPPPPQPPTQGNDTNGICSTAYKIMVLCPQVQEHL
- the arhgap17a gene encoding rho GTPase-activating protein 17a isoform X7 gives rise to the protein MKHIAGVTFPALKRSKTPLEKDAKMKKQFNRMKQLANQTVGRAEKTEVLSDDLLQIERRMEMVRVVSHNTHKRMVTCLQGHIGTDAEKRHSVPRLYTGNGQKKLPLTALSQAMVDGGSQLGEESLIGKMMEVCGEAENRLASELLQHEVQIEKDVLDPLNQLAEVDIPNILKQRKQLARLVLDYDSARARWLQATKSIISGTNTQALTAKADLLKEEVDEAMNKMELCKDQLAADMYSFFSKEGDYARYYVMLLEAQADYHRKSLTVLESVLPTIQAQQDSWTEKPAFGTGLEEHLKRSSREIALPLEACVMMLLETGMKEEGLFRIAAGASKLKKLKAALDCSTSQLEEFYSDPHAVAGALKSYLRELPEPLMSFQLYDEWIQASNVSEPDKRLQALWVVCDQLPKNNKANLRYLVKFLSKLAQDSEVNKMTPSNIAIVLGPNMLWAKTEGTLAEMAAATSVHVVTIIEPIIQHADWFFPEDVEFNVSGMFAMPTPPSNHPMEYDCSTIERKRPGSMVGPENDNPRKDSNPKREPTSTLTLHQRNGSGGGHPGTASSAGGQLGVGGPGAGSMGPSPHMMRRGTKKPAPAPPKPLNPPSGQPSNPTNHHPFSGQGQSLSPSPRPLSSSSHSPTSPISQPSTTPRRQSSNQLPIQAPNHPPPQPPTPSQVSPPPHPRALSQPAGDYPGADQSPPDTPTPPDTPPPSTTLQDIPGAHPGSPSPFQSGSLPRPRPVPKPRNRPNIPPPPQPPTQGNDTNGICSTAYKIMGSGAFMKGLSDPALSLKGLTRAFIPEFAVDQQPVTAPSMTSVPQPKDSDLDTESTVL